A stretch of Brevundimonas naejangsanensis DNA encodes these proteins:
- a CDS encoding potassium transporter Kup, translated as MVGDTPRGDAPASPATASESANAQIPPPGGHGAGQGQKSGKATHRALILGAIGVVFGDIGTSPIYALREAIGHAQKGVGGDLAVIGVVSLAFWALMIVVTFKYVMFLMRADNKGEGGTLSLMALAQHAIGRRSAWLFILGVCGAALFYSDGVITPAISVLSAIEGLQEAPGLNGRLDPFILPMAAGILIALFMVQSRGTAGLARFFGPITLGWFLSLGLLGVLHIFDDLSIIRALSPHYGVQLLLKDGFLGFVILGSVFLAVTGAEALYADMGHFGKAPIRQGWLFIVLPCLTLNYLGQGAFLLANPGGADNPFWNMVPQLVYWPMLILATAATVIASQAVITGAFSVTQQAVQLGLLPRLDIRNTSETQAGQIYVPAINSLLMVGVLFVLVTFQSSHNLTAAYGVAVTGTMMVNTLMSFTVVRHKWKWPVWAMLLTLVPFGFIDAVFLTSNLLKIPNGAWMPLVLGGGLVMLMWTWVRGAQILADKTRKDSLPLTDLIEMLRARPPHRAPGTAIFLTSDPDVAPVALMHNLKHNKVLHEKNIILTVHTSDRPRVSDQQRVSVEPISDDFKRLTLTFGFMETPNVPRALGLCRKQGLKFDIMSTSFFLGRRSVVPSARQGMPLWQDKLFIFLMRNAANPTDFFRIPPGRVVELGTQVSV; from the coding sequence ATGGTCGGGGATACGCCCCGCGGGGACGCGCCTGCGTCGCCCGCTACAGCTTCCGAATCCGCGAACGCCCAGATTCCCCCTCCCGGAGGACACGGCGCCGGCCAGGGCCAGAAGTCCGGCAAGGCGACGCATCGCGCCCTGATCCTGGGCGCCATCGGCGTGGTCTTCGGCGACATCGGCACCAGCCCCATCTACGCCCTGCGCGAGGCCATCGGCCACGCCCAGAAGGGCGTCGGCGGCGACCTGGCCGTCATCGGCGTGGTGTCCCTGGCCTTCTGGGCGCTGATGATCGTGGTGACGTTCAAATACGTCATGTTCCTGATGCGGGCCGACAACAAGGGCGAGGGCGGCACCCTGTCGCTGATGGCCCTGGCCCAGCACGCCATCGGCCGACGCAGCGCCTGGCTGTTCATCCTGGGCGTCTGCGGCGCGGCCCTCTTCTACAGCGACGGGGTCATCACCCCGGCCATTTCGGTGCTGTCGGCTATCGAGGGCCTGCAGGAGGCGCCGGGCCTGAACGGCCGGTTGGATCCCTTCATCCTGCCGATGGCGGCGGGCATCCTCATCGCCCTCTTCATGGTCCAGTCGCGCGGCACGGCCGGGCTGGCGCGTTTCTTCGGCCCCATCACCCTGGGCTGGTTCCTGAGCCTGGGCCTGCTGGGCGTCCTTCACATCTTCGATGACCTGTCGATCATCCGCGCCCTGTCGCCGCACTACGGCGTCCAGTTGCTGCTCAAGGACGGCTTCCTGGGCTTCGTCATCCTGGGCAGCGTCTTCCTGGCCGTGACCGGGGCCGAGGCCCTCTATGCCGACATGGGCCACTTCGGAAAGGCGCCGATCCGCCAGGGCTGGCTGTTCATCGTCCTGCCCTGCCTGACGCTGAACTACCTGGGCCAGGGGGCCTTCCTGCTGGCCAATCCCGGCGGGGCCGACAACCCCTTCTGGAACATGGTGCCGCAGTTGGTCTACTGGCCCATGCTGATCCTGGCCACGGCGGCGACGGTGATCGCCAGCCAGGCGGTCATCACCGGCGCCTTCTCGGTGACCCAGCAGGCGGTCCAGCTGGGCCTGCTGCCACGCCTGGACATCCGCAACACTTCCGAGACCCAGGCCGGCCAGATCTATGTGCCCGCGATCAACAGCCTGCTGATGGTCGGGGTGCTGTTCGTCCTGGTGACCTTCCAGTCGTCGCACAATCTGACGGCGGCCTATGGGGTGGCGGTGACCGGCACCATGATGGTCAACACCCTGATGTCCTTCACCGTGGTGCGCCACAAGTGGAAGTGGCCGGTGTGGGCCATGCTGCTGACCCTGGTGCCGTTCGGCTTCATCGACGCCGTCTTCCTGACCTCCAACCTGCTCAAGATCCCCAACGGCGCCTGGATGCCGCTGGTCCTGGGCGGCGGCCTGGTCATGCTGATGTGGACCTGGGTGCGCGGCGCCCAGATCCTGGCCGACAAGACGCGCAAGGACAGCCTGCCGCTGACCGACCTGATCGAGATGCTGCGCGCCCGCCCGCCGCACCGCGCGCCGGGCACGGCCATCTTCCTGACCTCCGACCCTGACGTCGCTCCGGTGGCCCTGATGCACAACCTCAAGCACAACAAGGTGCTGCACGAGAAGAACATCATCCTGACCGTGCACACCTCGGATCGGCCGCGCGTGTCGGATCAGCAGCGGGTGTCGGTCGAGCCGATCAGCGACGACTTCAAGCGGCTGACCCTGACCTTCGGCTTCATGGAGACGCCGAACGTGCCCCGCGCCCTGGGCCTGTGCCGCAAGCAGGGGCTGAAGTTCGACATCATGTCGACCAGCTTCTTCCTGGGCCGCCGCTCCGTCGTTCCCTCCGCCCGCCAGGGCATGCCCCTGTGGCAGGACAAGCTGTTTATCTTCCTCATGCGAAACGCCGCCAATCCGACCGACTTCTTCCGCA
- a CDS encoding DUF1223 domain-containing protein encodes MTTRGLIRYGMTAAVAGASLLALAAAPAGTRSQRDRDDAPVPAATTQPVVVELFTAQGCAGCPEANRAVGGVAQQPGVIVLTYGVDYWDYLGWPDTFARPEFAARQRAYRQALQLRNVSTPQVVIGGRRQLSGAHTPELRAAVEAEARGRGWPPEIEFRETGDRVGVGSGRPPRGGAEVVAVLYRPGLQTVEVKGGDNRGQAVPHVNVVREVRRLGDWTGRPVLFALPADAADGDGMVVLLQAKDDRHILSSAARPEPARD; translated from the coding sequence ATGACGACACGGGGTCTGATCAGGTACGGGATGACGGCGGCGGTCGCGGGCGCAAGCCTGCTGGCTCTCGCCGCCGCGCCCGCAGGAACGCGGAGCCAGCGCGACCGCGACGACGCCCCCGTCCCGGCGGCGACGACCCAGCCGGTGGTGGTCGAACTGTTCACCGCCCAGGGCTGCGCCGGCTGTCCCGAGGCCAACCGCGCCGTCGGCGGCGTGGCGCAGCAGCCGGGGGTCATCGTCCTGACCTACGGCGTCGACTACTGGGACTATCTGGGCTGGCCCGACACCTTCGCCCGGCCCGAGTTCGCCGCGCGCCAGCGCGCCTATCGCCAGGCCCTGCAGTTGCGCAACGTCTCGACGCCCCAGGTGGTGATCGGTGGGCGCCGCCAGCTGTCGGGCGCCCACACCCCCGAGCTGAGGGCGGCGGTCGAGGCCGAGGCGCGCGGGCGCGGCTGGCCGCCCGAGATCGAGTTCCGCGAGACCGGCGACCGGGTCGGCGTCGGCTCCGGCCGCCCGCCGCGCGGCGGGGCCGAGGTGGTGGCCGTTCTCTATCGACCGGGCCTTCAGACCGTCGAGGTCAAGGGCGGCGACAACCGCGGCCAGGCCGTCCCTCACGTCAATGTGGTGCGCGAGGTGCGCCGCCTGGGCGATTGGACGGGACGGCCCGTGCTCTTCGCCCTGCCCGCCGACGCGGCCGACGGCGACGGCATGGTGGTGCTGCTCCAGGCCAAGGACGACCGTCACATCCTGTCTTCGGCGGCCCGCCCGGAACCGGCCCGCGATTGA
- a CDS encoding prolyl oligopeptidase family serine peptidase — MKNLFLSVALPALMLAAAPALAEGVSADPAAASATTLPPHFPRDLTPEGVKAADDHLALEEVDGAEARAFVAASNAKALAALTGDRRYEPFRQQAEAILTATDRIAMPSFLGEGLGNFWQDAANPKGVWRRTTLDSYRTAQPQWETLIDVDALAKAEGRDWVFKGANCLAPDETRCLVNLSDGGKDAVTVREFDLTTKTFVDGGFVIPEGKHRISWLDRDTLLIATDFGPGTMTESGYPYIVKALKRGHPLAHATEVYRGQQGDGGYGVSAMVMRDKAGAVEAVLFRRPLDTFRSETWALGADGKPHKLALPERVSVEGVMDGKLVFSPDQAWTFDGQAYAAGSLLALPLGVLGETRQDVRVDAAAATIFAPGPRQSLQSVRVFEDSVVAVIADNVVGTLKRFTPGAQGWTATDIAVPANSAVGLGDSSKAKGRIFVSSQGFLTPPTLSLAEVATGALTELKAAPAKFDASTHVVEQFEATSTDGTKIPYFVTRPRDLAMDGTAATILFGYGGFQASFPPAYKPEMGKLWLENGGVFVQANIRGGGEFGPGWHQAALRENRQRAFDDFAAVARDLEQRKITSPRHLGIYGRSNGGVLTSVSITQHPELFNAAVIESPLIDMLRYQELPAGASWIGEYGDPRIPGDADFIARYSAYQQLRPETKYPRVYITTNTLDDRVHPGHARKFAARLGDQGHDHLYYEDTAGGHSNDADPVANARRWARHYVYLAQQLMD, encoded by the coding sequence ATGAAAAACCTGTTCTTGTCCGTCGCCTTGCCGGCCCTGATGCTGGCCGCCGCGCCTGCCCTGGCCGAGGGTGTGTCTGCCGATCCCGCGGCCGCCTCGGCCACGACCCTGCCGCCGCACTTTCCGCGCGACCTGACGCCCGAGGGGGTCAAGGCCGCCGACGACCATCTGGCGCTGGAAGAGGTCGACGGCGCCGAGGCCAGGGCCTTCGTCGCCGCCTCGAACGCCAAGGCCCTGGCCGCCCTGACCGGCGACCGCCGCTACGAGCCCTTCCGCCAGCAGGCCGAAGCCATCCTGACGGCCACCGACCGCATCGCCATGCCCAGCTTCCTGGGCGAGGGCCTCGGCAACTTCTGGCAGGACGCGGCCAATCCCAAGGGGGTGTGGCGCCGCACGACGCTGGACAGCTACCGCACGGCCCAGCCGCAGTGGGAGACGCTGATCGACGTCGACGCCCTGGCCAAGGCCGAGGGCCGCGATTGGGTGTTCAAGGGCGCCAACTGCCTGGCCCCGGACGAGACCCGCTGCCTGGTCAACCTGTCGGACGGCGGCAAGGACGCCGTGACGGTGCGCGAGTTCGACCTGACCACCAAGACCTTCGTCGACGGCGGCTTCGTCATCCCCGAGGGCAAGCACCGCATCTCCTGGCTGGACCGCGACACCCTGCTGATCGCCACCGACTTCGGTCCCGGCACGATGACGGAGTCGGGCTATCCCTACATCGTCAAGGCGCTGAAGCGCGGCCACCCGCTGGCGCACGCGACCGAGGTCTATCGCGGCCAGCAGGGCGACGGCGGCTACGGCGTCTCCGCCATGGTCATGCGCGACAAGGCCGGGGCGGTTGAGGCGGTGCTGTTCCGTCGCCCGCTGGACACCTTCCGCTCCGAGACCTGGGCCCTGGGGGCCGACGGCAAGCCACATAAGCTGGCCCTGCCCGAGCGGGTCAGCGTCGAAGGGGTGATGGACGGCAAGCTGGTCTTCTCGCCGGACCAGGCCTGGACCTTCGACGGCCAGGCCTACGCCGCCGGTTCGCTGCTGGCCCTGCCGCTGGGCGTGCTGGGCGAGACGCGCCAGGACGTGCGCGTCGATGCGGCCGCCGCGACCATCTTCGCCCCCGGCCCGCGCCAGTCGCTGCAGAGCGTGCGCGTGTTCGAGGACAGCGTGGTGGCGGTGATCGCCGACAACGTCGTCGGCACGCTGAAGCGCTTTACCCCGGGCGCCCAGGGCTGGACCGCGACCGATATCGCCGTGCCCGCCAACAGCGCCGTCGGTCTGGGCGACAGCTCCAAGGCCAAGGGCCGGATCTTCGTCTCCTCGCAGGGCTTCCTGACCCCGCCGACGCTGAGCCTGGCCGAGGTCGCGACCGGCGCCCTGACCGAGCTGAAGGCCGCCCCGGCCAAGTTCGACGCCTCGACCCATGTGGTCGAACAGTTCGAGGCCACCTCGACCGACGGGACCAAGATTCCCTACTTCGTCACTCGCCCGCGCGACCTGGCCATGGACGGGACGGCGGCGACCATCCTGTTCGGCTACGGCGGCTTCCAGGCCAGCTTCCCGCCCGCCTACAAGCCCGAGATGGGCAAGCTGTGGCTCGAGAACGGCGGCGTCTTCGTCCAGGCCAACATCCGTGGCGGCGGCGAGTTCGGCCCCGGCTGGCACCAGGCGGCCCTGCGCGAGAACCGCCAGCGCGCCTTCGACGACTTCGCCGCCGTGGCCCGCGACCTGGAGCAGCGCAAGATCACCAGCCCGCGCCACCTGGGCATCTACGGCCGCTCGAACGGCGGGGTGCTGACCTCGGTGTCGATCACCCAGCACCCGGAGCTGTTCAACGCGGCGGTCATCGAAAGCCCGCTGATCGACATGCTGCGCTATCAGGAGTTGCCCGCCGGCGCCTCCTGGATCGGCGAGTACGGCGATCCGCGCATTCCGGGCGACGCCGACTTCATCGCCCGCTACTCGGCCTATCAGCAGCTGCGGCCCGAGACGAAGTATCCGCGCGTATACATCACGACCAACACCCTGGACGACCGGGTGCACCCCGGCCACGCCCGCAAGTTCGCGGCGCGCCTGGGCGACCAGGGCCACGACCACCTCTATTACGAGGACACGGCCGGCGGTCACTCCAACGACGCCGACCCGGTGGCCAACGCCCGCCGCTGGGCGCGCCACTACGTCTATCTGGCCCAGCAGCTGATGGACTGA